A segment of the Candidatus Delongbacteria bacterium genome:
ACTAGATTATTATTTGTGTGTCAACACTTTTTTTAATCTTTTTTTACACCATCCTATTTTAACGAGCAGCCTCATTTCAGAAGCGAGGCAAATATAAATTTATATGATTTAAAACACAAGAAAAAAATGACATTTCACATAAAAAAACACACCTTAATTAGAACTAAAAACCACATATCTCAACTATTATTAACTATAAAAATAAAACAAAGAGTGATTATTAATCAGAAGCAATCACTCTTTATTCAGAAAATTAAAGATTGTTTAATATCTCATCAACTTTGATCATATTTGCAAACATCTTCAAAGTATCTTCATCAACCATTGAACCATTGATAGTAATAACAGAAGTATCAGCAATAATTGAAATTTCACCGCTCATATCATCAGCATTGTACTTCATCAAAACTTTCCTTCCATCTGATAATCTGATAAGTTTTTGTTCAGGATCCATTGATAACATGGCTGGATTATTTAAGAACATTTTAAGTGTTCCAACTAATGGAGAGTTTAAAACAAGATCAATGTTTACACTCCTATAAGTTTCACCTTCTTCTTTGTAATAGTTTTTTGAAGCTGTTGTTCCAGCCATCATTCCTAATCCCAAAGATCCCATGTTTGAACCAGTTGCCTTTTCCTCATTCCAGCCAACAGGAGCTTTTGGCAAGTATTCTTTTAATTTCTCAAACTGCATTTGCTCAATAGCACTTAATGCCATTTGCAAGTCTGATTTTGCCTCTTTTAGATCACCACGCTCTACATTTTTTTGAGCAGCTTTAATGTTTTCAATTACTTCAGCTTTATCCGCAAAAAGGGATACAAGGATAATCATGGTCAAAAATGTAATAACTTTCATTTACTCTCCTTTTTTTTGCAATTTAATGATAATTACTATCTATACCTGTGACGTAGATCTCAGAAATGAAATATCTATAAAAAAAATACACAACGCAATTCATTTATACATAAAACAGTACTTAACAATTCTCTATAATTAATTTAGCTATCTCCGATAGATCTACAACCACATTGCTAAGACCTGTCTCATTTGCTTCTTTTGGCATTCCGTAGACTACACAGGACTCCTGGTTTTGACCTATTATAAATCCATTGTTTTCATGAATTTTTTTTAAACCCTCAGTGCCATCACTTCCCATACCTGTCAAAATTACCGCTAATACCCTACCCCTATAAACCTCATTAATGGATAAAAAAGTTGTGTCAATGCATGGTTTATACAACTCACCTACTTTAGACTCTCGAACTTCTAATCTCTTTCTCGAATTGATAACCGTTTGCTTTCCACCAGGAGAAACGTAAACACATCCCTTTTTTGGCAAAGTATCACTCACAACCTCTTTGACATCTAATTCGGACAAAGAATTAAGTCTTTCAGCTAATGAAGCAGTAAATCCTGGTGGCATGTGTTGTACTATAAGAACCGGAACAGGCAAATCTTTTGGTAATAGTGGTATAATTTTCTGTAATGCAGCAGGGCCACCGGTAGAGGAACCTATAACAACTATTTCTTTTGTATTTCTATAGGTATTTGTACTTTTTAAAGTTGATGAGCCCTTATCAAGAGGTCTATCTATATGCGATTTTCTAATTTTTGTAAGTCTACTTGCGATGGAAATTTTTCTTGCAAGTATTGCACTATTTTTGTGAAAATATCTTATTTTTTCTATTAATTCTTCTTTTATTTTCATTATCTCATGTGAGATAAAACTCATATTTTTTGGAATAAAGTCCACAGCTCCCAATTCTAATGCTTCAATTGTGTGACTAGCACCTTCAGTTGTTAAGGAGCTTATCATTATTACAGGTATTGGTTTTATTTCTAAAATTTGCTTTAACGCAGATAACCCATCCATTTTGGGCATCTCAATATCCAAAGTTACAATATCAATGGCATTATCTCTGACAAAGTTGACAGCATCAATTCCATTCGTACATGTACCAACTACTTTTAAATCAGAATGATCCTCAAGCATCATTGATAAAGCTTTTCTCATAAATGCTGAATCATCAACAATAAGTATTTTTATCTCATTCATAACTCACCTTAAAACTCCTGAATCAATTTGTACAACTTCTTGAACATCTATGATAAGCCTGATTCTACCATCACCAGTAATTGTCCCACCAGCAATTCCACTTACATGTGGCATAAAATCACCAAGCTGTTTTATAACAATCTCAGCCTGACCTTCATTAATAGAGTCTACGACAAACCCATATTTTTTTTCACCAGAAATTACTATGATTACATATTTGCCCAAACCTTTATTTTCGGAGCTATATTTAAAAATCCTATCTAACCAAACTAGTGGATATACCTGATCCCGAAGAATGAACATATCTTTTTGATTAACTTTCTTTACAATGCCATCGGTTAAATTTGTTATTTCTACTACTGAATTTATTGGAATCGCAAGAACTTCTGAACCAATCTCAATCATCAAAACTTTTATAATTGCAAGTGTTAAAGGAAGTCTGATAAAAAAAGTTGATCCCTGACCGGGAATTGAATCTATCTCAATAACTCCATTTAGTTTTGCAATATTTGTTTTAACGACATCCATCCCCACACCACGACCAGAAATATTTGAAACCTTCTCTGCCGTGGAAAATCCTGCTGCAAAAATTAAATTTACAATATCTTTATCTGACAGTTTTTTTCCATCCTGTTCATTAACAATACCTTTTTCGATCGCTTTTTTTAGGATTATTTTTGGATCTATTCCATTACCATCATCACTTATACCAATTATTATGCTATCTCCTTCTTGCTTTGCAAAAATTTTTACAAAGCCTTTTGCTGGTTTGCCAGACTCCACTCTTTTTTTAGGTAATTCCACTCCATGATCACAACTGTTTCTAATTAAATGAACCAGTGGATCTGAAATTTCTTCCACAAGTGTTCTATCCAGCTCAGTCTCCGCACCCTCTATAATTAGCTCAATTTCCTTGCCTGTCTGCCTCGCAAGATCTCGAACAAGTCGCGGAAATTTATTAAAAACTTTCCCAATTGGTGTCATTCTTGTTTTCATTACAGCTGATTGAATATTACTGGATATATGTGAAATTTCACTATTTACATTAACTAATTTTTCAAGAAGGTCATTTTCATCATAATACTGTAAAATTGTTTCAGTTACTTTCTGAAGCTTATTTCTAGTTAAAACCAACTCTCCAACCAAATTTAAAAGATTTTCAAGTCTTCTAACATCAACTCTTATTGTATGATCAGCACTATTCTTTTTCCTATCACCAGTTTGATCAATCTCTTCTTTTGGTTCTGGAGCTTTTATTTCATTTTCGCCATTTACAGTTTTAATCTCTTCAGGAGGAGATGCTAAAATTATTTCTTTCTGTTTAGTTACTTTTTCCCCGTCTTTTAGAGCTACAAGATTCTGAACTATATATTCGATATCCCTCTTAATTATATTTTTATCTGCAATATCACCGAGCAATATTTTCAGCATATCATTAAATTTTAAAAGTTCATCCATTATCTCATCAGTTAGGGTCAGCTCATTTTTTCTTAACAAATTTAATAGATCTTCAGCTACATGTGTCATACTTGTAAGTTGGTCGAATCCTAAAAATGAACCAGTACCTTTTATTGTGTGAACATACCTGAAAATCTCATTTAAAATATCCAAATCCCCAGGTTTTTCAGACAAATCAATAAGACTGATATCAAGTTTTTCCAGTAACTCATCTGTTTCAATAATGAAATCATTTATTAATTCCCCTGATTCTCCTTCAAATATTGAATTATCAAACTCAACAACCTCTTTACTATCTTGCTCTTCAACCAGTTGAAATTGAAAATTTGAATCCTTTAATACTTCCTTATCAGAACTCTTCTCTTTTTCACTTATTTCGCTTAATTTATCGAATAGTTTTTCGGGTGCTTTTTCAACTTTTTCACTTTTTTTCACAGCAGTTAACATTTTATCTAAATAATCTATACTTTCTAGTATAATATCCACTGAAATGGAATCTATAACAATTTCATTTTTTCTAAATTTATTGAGGATATCTTCAACTTTGTGAGCCAACAAAGCAACTGGATCTAACCCTAAAAATCCAGCAGATCCTTTCAAAGTATGAATGTTTCTGAAAATGGTGTCTAAAAGCTCCTTATCATCTCTCTTTTGCTCTAGATCTATAATATTTTCCGCCAAAAACTCCAGATTATCAAATGCTTCAGTAAGAAACTCATCAATAATTTCTTCCATTCCATCAAGATCATTCATAAGAAACCTGTTATTTAATTTATATATTTTGCCACTTCATATTGTAACTTTAAAGCATTAAAAGGTTTTACCAGATATGAATTTGCACCAGCTTGCATCCCTTTTTCTTTGTCAGCTGCTTTACTTTCAGAAGAAAGAATTATAATTGGAATAGATTTTAAATTATCATCAGCTCTAATGCTTCTGATAAATTCATAACCATCCATATTTGGCATATTTAAATCAGTTATTATTAAATCCACTCCATCAGCAGGCATTTTTTCCATTGCATCCATTCCATCTACAGCTGCAATAACTTCAAACCCTTTAACCTTTAAAGTAAATAATACAAATTTTCTTACTGTTGAGCTGTCATCAGCTATTAAAATTCGTTTTCTCATAATTTTTACCGTTGTTTTTTATAAACCATTGTATTTTTCATATGTACAAGCTTAAAAGCACTACTTATTCCATGCATTGATTCACTGTGTCCAATAAATAGATAACCATCTTCCGAAAGGCTACTGTACAATGATGAAATAACCTGTTTTTTGGATTGAACATCAAAATAGATAAGGACATTTCTGCAAAAAATCACATCCACAGAGCGTATCATTCTCATTTTCATTCTATCCATTAAATTGAGATTGATAAACTTGACTTTCGATTTGATCTCGTTATTTAAAACAAAATCTCTACCCTGACTGATAAAATATTTTGAAACGATTTCAGGGGGTGTGTTTCTGAGGGCATTTGAATTATAAACACCTCTTTTTGCCTGTTCCAAAATAGCAATGCTAATATCTGTGGCTAAAATTTCAATATTCCAGCTATTAAAACTACTCCCCAGAATCTCTTTCAAAACCATGGACATTGTGTAAGGTTCTTCACCACTGCTACAAGCAGCAGACCATAATTTTATAGATTTTATTCCTGATTTAATTTTCGTTTCTATAAGTTCAGGTAAAATTATTTTTTGTAGAGCTTCAATTTGAGGAATATTTCTATAGAATGATGTCTCGTTTATAGTAACGGCATCAAAGAGATTATTTAATTCAGTGGCTTTATTTCTATCAAATTTTAGATAATGAATATAACTGTCTACGCTGTCAAGTCTTAGTGATTCAAGTCTCTTGGAGATTCTATCATCAATTAAGTACTTCTTATTATCAGGAAAATACATGCCACTGGTCTCGTAGATAAAATCCCTTATCTTTTTAAATTCATTCTCAGTAAAATCTAATTTCATAATTTCGCCTATTAACCAGTTACAATTTTTAAGAACTCTTTAGCGTTTCTTGAATACTCTTCCAATTCGAAAGTAAACCTTTCAATATCTATAGATAAAATAGCAGGTAGCTCTCTCTCCAATATTTTCCAAGCTTCGGTATCTGTAAGTATAATTTTCAATTCCTCACCTGAAAAGGAGTTGTCGGATGCTTTGGAAAAGATATTGGCTAAAGATACAATCGAGGTAGTTATTTTATGATTTAATGATCTCATTGGTTTATGATGAAATGTAATAGCATCAATCAAATTTGGTGGCAACCTCCATTTTTCACCAAGCCAACCTCCAATTTGACTATGATTTACACCAAAAATTTCTCGTTCTGCTTCAAACAAAGGAATGTCTCGGGCTTTTGACATAGAAAATGCATCCATAAATTCATCGTGAAAATACTGATCTAAAATAATCTTCCCTATATCATGTAATAGTCCTGAAGTAAAAGCTACTCCCATCGCTTTTAAACCAAGTCTATTTGAAATAGCTTTCGACACTTCACCTGTTACAGCACAATGCTCCCAAAATTTTTCTCTATTGAATGATTCTTTATCTGAGCTCTGTGGAAATGCGGAAAAAACAGAAATACTGGTTACTAAATTATTAACCTCATTCATACCAAGAACAACTAAAGCTCTACTAATGGTGTCTATTTTCTGTCTCATACCATAAAAGGCTGAATTCGCTATACGTAGTATTTTTCCTGTTATAGAGGGGTCATTATGTATCACTTCCACAAGATCATTAATTGAAGTGTCAGGATCATCCGCCAAAGACATAACTTCTGTAGCTACGGTTGGTAAAGTTGGTAAATCACTTATTGATAATATTCTACTTTTTATTTCTTCTAACCTATTTGACATCACTTCCTCTTAGTTAAAGTATCAATCGAGTTTTTTATCTCTTTATCTAAATCTCGATCATCTTTTTTTTTCAATTTTTCTAAAACAATAATATCGTTTTCATCTCCGATTATACTCAATACTCGAACAGCTGCAATTATAACAAAAATCTCTGAATCTTCAACCCTCTGTCTCACAAATTCAATCAGATTTTTATATTTTTTTTCTCCAATAGCTTCAATTGTCTTATATCTAACCCAGGAATCATTGTCTGAAATTAACACAGTCAAAACAGCATCGTTATTTTTACTATCGTGCATTCGAACAAAGGAGATAATATCTTTCTTTAGATCAGAATTCATTTTGTTGAGATAAGGAATAATTAACTCCAAAAGGTTATCATCCAGATTCTTACCTATCAACTCTCCGAATTTGACCATAAAGTCTAAATCTTCAAAGCACTCTTCAGCGATGAGTTCTAAGTTTTTATCAAGTTTTAATAATGGTAA
Coding sequences within it:
- a CDS encoding chemotaxis protein CheA, which encodes MNDLDGMEEIIDEFLTEAFDNLEFLAENIIDLEQKRDDKELLDTIFRNIHTLKGSAGFLGLDPVALLAHKVEDILNKFRKNEIVIDSISVDIILESIDYLDKMLTAVKKSEKVEKAPEKLFDKLSEISEKEKSSDKEVLKDSNFQFQLVEEQDSKEVVEFDNSIFEGESGELINDFIIETDELLEKLDISLIDLSEKPGDLDILNEIFRYVHTIKGTGSFLGFDQLTSMTHVAEDLLNLLRKNELTLTDEIMDELLKFNDMLKILLGDIADKNIIKRDIEYIVQNLVALKDGEKVTKQKEIILASPPEEIKTVNGENEIKAPEPKEEIDQTGDRKKNSADHTIRVDVRRLENLLNLVGELVLTRNKLQKVTETILQYYDENDLLEKLVNVNSEISHISSNIQSAVMKTRMTPIGKVFNKFPRLVRDLARQTGKEIELIIEGAETELDRTLVEEISDPLVHLIRNSCDHGVELPKKRVESGKPAKGFVKIFAKQEGDSIIIGISDDGNGIDPKIILKKAIEKGIVNEQDGKKLSDKDIVNLIFAAGFSTAEKVSNISGRGVGMDVVKTNIAKLNGVIEIDSIPGQGSTFFIRLPLTLAIIKVLMIEIGSEVLAIPINSVVEITNLTDGIVKKVNQKDMFILRDQVYPLVWLDRIFKYSSENKGLGKYVIIVISGEKKYGFVVDSINEGQAEIVIKQLGDFMPHVSGIAGGTITGDGRIRLIIDVQEVVQIDSGVLR
- a CDS encoding chemotaxis response regulator protein-glutamate methylesterase, whose amino-acid sequence is MNEIKILIVDDSAFMRKALSMMLEDHSDLKVVGTCTNGIDAVNFVRDNAIDIVTLDIEMPKMDGLSALKQILEIKPIPVIMISSLTTEGASHTIEALELGAVDFIPKNMSFISHEIMKIKEELIEKIRYFHKNSAILARKISIASRLTKIRKSHIDRPLDKGSSTLKSTNTYRNTKEIVVIGSSTGGPAALQKIIPLLPKDLPVPVLIVQHMPPGFTASLAERLNSLSELDVKEVVSDTLPKKGCVYVSPGGKQTVINSRKRLEVRESKVGELYKPCIDTTFLSINEVYRGRVLAVILTGMGSDGTEGLKKIHENNGFIIGQNQESCVVYGMPKEANETGLSNVVVDLSEIAKLIIENC
- a CDS encoding HDOD domain-containing protein, with the translated sequence MSNRLEEIKSRILSISDLPTLPTVATEVMSLADDPDTSINDLVEVIHNDPSITGKILRIANSAFYGMRQKIDTISRALVVLGMNEVNNLVTSISVFSAFPQSSDKESFNREKFWEHCAVTGEVSKAISNRLGLKAMGVAFTSGLLHDIGKIILDQYFHDEFMDAFSMSKARDIPLFEAEREIFGVNHSQIGGWLGEKWRLPPNLIDAITFHHKPMRSLNHKITTSIVSLANIFSKASDNSFSGEELKIILTDTEAWKILERELPAILSIDIERFTFELEEYSRNAKEFLKIVTG
- a CDS encoding protein-glutamate O-methyltransferase CheR; this encodes MKLDFTENEFKKIRDFIYETSGMYFPDNKKYLIDDRISKRLESLRLDSVDSYIHYLKFDRNKATELNNLFDAVTINETSFYRNIPQIEALQKIILPELIETKIKSGIKSIKLWSAACSSGEEPYTMSMVLKEILGSSFNSWNIEILATDISIAILEQAKRGVYNSNALRNTPPEIVSKYFISQGRDFVLNNEIKSKVKFINLNLMDRMKMRMIRSVDVIFCRNVLIYFDVQSKKQVISSLYSSLSEDGYLFIGHSESMHGISSAFKLVHMKNTMVYKKQR
- a CDS encoding response regulator is translated as MRKRILIADDSSTVRKFVLFTLKVKGFEVIAAVDGMDAMEKMPADGVDLIITDLNMPNMDGYEFIRSIRADDNLKSIPIIILSSESKAADKEKGMQAGANSYLVKPFNALKLQYEVAKYIN